From the Nostoc sp. PCC 7107 genome, the window GCCAGAGGAGATATTAGCCGCATTCGAGGGTAGTGAAGCGTGAAACTCTTGATAGATACTCAGTGCTGGTTGTGGTGGTTTGCCCAACCGGAACGATTGAGTGAGGAGACAATAGTTCCGAGATGATGAGCGCATCATCTCTCAAATTTTCCCTGACTTGAATCTCACCCCAAGCCAGATTTTTCAAGCTGGTTTAGTATCTTAACCTTTGGGCTTTTTACACTACCGATGATGTAGCCCGTCGAACTTTATGCCAAATCAACCCCGCTACAATCAATCCTAAACCAACTTGCCAGATAGCAGACTCTACCCAAAAAGCTAGAAATAAGCAAGATAACAAGCCTAACCAACCTATCCATACAGGATATAGTCTTTCGGATACACTCAGTTTGAGAGAAGCTAAGTTAGTAATTGCGTAATAAATTAAAACGCTAAAAGCACTAAACGACCAAGTAGTTTTAACATTACCTAAAAACACTAAAAGTGCGATCGCAATTCCCACCACCACTACAGCCCAATATGGGGAATTCTGTTCGCGGTTGAGTCTGGCTAAAAATCTCGGCGCATCAGAACGGCGACCCATTGCCAATAACACGCGAGATAAGCCTAAAATCAAGTTCAACAGCACCCCCAACATTGCTGTCATTGCACCTATAGCTAACACCAAAGCTGCACCTGAACCTGCGACACTGCGGGCGATAACTTCTAAAGGTGCTGCTTTGCTTTGTCCTGTAGCATCACTTAAAAAATCTGCCCCTACAGCCCCAATACCAACAGTTGCGACAACTATATATAACAGCATTGTCAGCAGCAAACAAATAATCATCGCTTTGGGAATTGTAACTCTGGGCGATCGCGCTTCTTCGCCCATTGTCGCAATGCGACCATAACCAGTGTAAGCCACAAACATCAACGCGCTGGCGTGAAGTATCGCCCCTGGAGAACTAGTAAAAAAAGGTGTCTTTGTCATACCCTCTGTTGCTGCACGAGGTAGACAAACCAGGATAAATAAACTTAAAGACAGTAAGGTGACTGAAACAATCACTGTATTAGCCAAATTAGACCGCCGAATCCCGCTTAATACAATTAAAGTCATAACTATCACGGCTAATACAGCCACAGGTACAACCCAACTGCTATTCCACCCCAAAATATTCAGAAAATATCCAGCAAAGCCTAAAGCTGCGGTAGCAGCAGAAGCAGTCTTCGCTACCAAAAACATCCAACCTGCGGTAAAGCCAAAAGCCGGAGTCAGATATTTATAACCATATTCATAAGTACCGCCACTAACAGCATGATTAGCAGCTAACTGGGCGCTATTCAAACCATTAAAAGTTGCCACAATCGCCCCAATTACCACCGCCAGAATTACCGCCGGCCCAGCTATCCCCGCTGCAATCCCAATACTGACAAATACACCCGTTCCGACAATCGAACCCAATCCCATCAGGGTTGCACCAAAAACCCCTAACTCGCGTTTGAGTTGGGTTGGTGAATTGCTAACGGACATCTTTCATATCTCCTGATTTAGCAAATTAGAGATGTAGCACTCATTACTGAGAATACCACTACAGAAATACAGCAGAGACAAGAAATTTCGCTATGTTTTGATACGTAAAAAAGTGTATTTTGTCAAAAATACATCAAAGTAATGCTTTTTTGTAATACTATGATTATTGGCTGAATTTATTTGTCTTGATATACTAAAAAGCTTACAAAAAAATGCTTATAGGCTTTTAAACTATTTTTATCCAAGTAAAAATAATCAGAGTTATTGTATAATCTAATACCATAAACTATAGTATTTAGACTTACAGTGATTTATACTAAAAACCTTAGTAATATTACTGGAAATTTAAATAAATGTCTGATATTCTGCGTAATTCATTAGGGATAGCATCAATATTTATCGGGTTGAATGCGATCGCAGCAACAACCGCATCTGCCAATCCGACCATACCAAGCAATGTTATTTCTGAGACAAATATTGCAGATTTCGAGCCAGAACCGCAGAACGAAATTCAAGGCCAGGTAACATCTGTATCGCAACTTACAGATGTGCAACCTACAGATTGGGCATTCCAAGCATTGCAATCATTAGTCGAGCGTTATGGTTGTATTGCAGGCTACCCAAATAGCACCTATCGCGGCAATCGCGCCCTCACTCGTTATGAATTTGCCGCAGGTTTGAATGCTTGTTTGAATCGAGTCAATGAATTGATTGCAACTAGTACAGCAGACTTAGTAACCAAAGAAGACTTAGCAACTTTACAAAAACTGCAAACAGATTTTGCTGAGACTCTGACAGAAGTGAGAGGAAGAGTTGATACCTTAGAAAATCGCACTGCTATCTTAGAAAATCAGCAATTTTCCACCACCACCAAATTCAATGGAGAAGTAATTTTTAGTGTGGGGGGTGTGTTTGGTGAAGATAGAGCCATAGACTCTGACCGATTTAGAGCAGGAGCCACAGGTGGCACCCGTTTGACAAATAATATCGTATTTAGCGATCGCATCCGGCTCAACTTTGTTACTAGCTTCACTGGGAAAGACCAACTATTAACGCGTTTAGAAGCGAATAACACCGCCGTTAATAATGCAGTTTCAGGTACAAATATGACCCGTCTCTCTTGGGATGGCAGCACCAATAACGAGTTTATACTTGGTAAATTATTTTATCGCTTCCCTGTAGGTGACAAACTCAATGTGATTGTTGACGCAATTGGAGGGGAATTTTACGACAACTTCAACAACTTCAACCCCTTATTAGCATCAATTCCTTTAGGTGCAATTTCCCGCGCTAGTCGTTTTTCCCCCATCTACCGCGCTAGTAACACTGGTTCAGGTGCTGGTTTTGGTTCAGGAGTTAGTGTGAACTACAAACTCAGCGATGCAATTACTTTATCTGGCGGTTATCTTGCCAGACGAGGTGATAATCCCACTGCGGGAAGAGGTTTATTTGATGGTAGTTATGGCGCTTTAGCACAATTGGCATTCCAGCCGAACAAAGACCTTTCTTTGGGATTGACCTACGCCCACTCCTACTTTAGTGGTGCTAATAATGATGTAGCGGTTTCTGGGCTGTATGGTGGTTCCTTTGCTGACCAGCCCTTTGGTGCTGGCGCTGGAAGTACGGCTGCAAGTCCCCGTGGAATCGCCACTTCTGCCAATCACTATAGTTTTCAAGCCAGCTATCGTTTAAATCCTAAATTTGTCTTGTCTGGTTGGCTTGGGTATACTAGTGCGATCGCCGAAACTACATTTTCACCTAACGTCAATCGCGGTGATCAAGCAGATATCTGGAATTGGGCAGTGACTTTTGCTTTCCCTGACTTGGGTAAAAAAGGTAACTTAGGTGGTATAATATTTGGTCAACCACCAAAAGTCACAGACAATGACTTTGGCGAAAATGTGCGTACCGCTACTAGCGCTCGTCGGGAAGACTCTGATACCTCCTATCGTTTAGAAGCATTGTATCGCTACCAAATCAATGATAATATCTCAATTACACCCGGATTACTCGTAATATTTAACCCCGAACATAACACCAATAACGATACAATCTACACTGGTATCCTTCGGACTACATTCCGATTCTAGTTTTTGCTTTCAAAGTTAACTGAGAACATATTCAATTCCTCCTTGTTATAGAGAATCGAATATGTTCTCGCATCTCAAGGATTAAGTATTGTAGTTAAAGATAAGATGAATCCGGGCAATACATCTTCACCCGACAATGTAGGTGGTTGTTCAAAGGTAAAATTGATCATTTCCACCTCAACACCAGGACGATAAATTTCTACTAAAGGTGTAATAGGGTCAATTAACCAACCCAAACTTGCACCATTATCTCGATACTCCTGCATTTTAGCCCGCAGTTTTTTGAGAGAATCAGTTTGAGAGCGTAATTCAATCACAAAATCAGGGCAGATTAGTGGAAAGCGTCGCCGTTGGTCTGGTGTTAGTGCATCCCAGCGTTCTTGCTTCACCCACGCAGCATCCGGCGAACGATAAGCACCATTTGGTAAGCGAAATTCCGTGGAGGAATCAAAAACTTTTCCTAACTTGGCTTGACGATTCCATAAAGTCAATTCGGTTGTGAGTTCAGAATTTTGGATGCCACTTTCGCCGCCAGTTGGGGGCATAATGATTAATTCTCCTTCAGCAGTAAGTTCTATGCACCATTCATCATTGGCTATACACAGTTGATAAAACTGCTCGTCTGTCAAACCTACTGCGGGTGGTATGTTGAGGGTGAGAGTTTCCATCGCTAATTTTGCCAATCAGATTAATTTTATTATCAGAGATCGCATCTTTCCCAAGTTTAGTGTCAGGCGATCGCAAATGATCTAACTCACATAAATCAAACAATGGTTACAGTAGTTGTCATTATTAACATCCTCATTTCCCTGCTGCTGTTCTACATAGCTTGG encodes:
- a CDS encoding APC family permease, whose amino-acid sequence is MSVSNSPTQLKRELGVFGATLMGLGSIVGTGVFVSIGIAAGIAGPAVILAVVIGAIVATFNGLNSAQLAANHAVSGGTYEYGYKYLTPAFGFTAGWMFLVAKTASAATAALGFAGYFLNILGWNSSWVVPVAVLAVIVMTLIVLSGIRRSNLANTVIVSVTLLSLSLFILVCLPRAATEGMTKTPFFTSSPGAILHASALMFVAYTGYGRIATMGEEARSPRVTIPKAMIICLLLTMLLYIVVATVGIGAVGADFLSDATGQSKAAPLEVIARSVAGSGAALVLAIGAMTAMLGVLLNLILGLSRVLLAMGRRSDAPRFLARLNREQNSPYWAVVVVGIAIALLVFLGNVKTTWSFSAFSVLIYYAITNLASLKLSVSERLYPVWIGWLGLLSCLFLAFWVESAIWQVGLGLIVAGLIWHKVRRATSSVV
- a CDS encoding iron uptake porin, which encodes MSDILRNSLGIASIFIGLNAIAATTASANPTIPSNVISETNIADFEPEPQNEIQGQVTSVSQLTDVQPTDWAFQALQSLVERYGCIAGYPNSTYRGNRALTRYEFAAGLNACLNRVNELIATSTADLVTKEDLATLQKLQTDFAETLTEVRGRVDTLENRTAILENQQFSTTTKFNGEVIFSVGGVFGEDRAIDSDRFRAGATGGTRLTNNIVFSDRIRLNFVTSFTGKDQLLTRLEANNTAVNNAVSGTNMTRLSWDGSTNNEFILGKLFYRFPVGDKLNVIVDAIGGEFYDNFNNFNPLLASIPLGAISRASRFSPIYRASNTGSGAGFGSGVSVNYKLSDAITLSGGYLARRGDNPTAGRGLFDGSYGALAQLAFQPNKDLSLGLTYAHSYFSGANNDVAVSGLYGGSFADQPFGAGAGSTAASPRGIATSANHYSFQASYRLNPKFVLSGWLGYTSAIAETTFSPNVNRGDQADIWNWAVTFAFPDLGKKGNLGGIIFGQPPKVTDNDFGENVRTATSARREDSDTSYRLEALYRYQINDNISITPGLLVIFNPEHNTNNDTIYTGILRTTFRF
- a CDS encoding Uma2 family endonuclease, whose translation is METLTLNIPPAVGLTDEQFYQLCIANDEWCIELTAEGELIIMPPTGGESGIQNSELTTELTLWNRQAKLGKVFDSSTEFRLPNGAYRSPDAAWVKQERWDALTPDQRRRFPLICPDFVIELRSQTDSLKKLRAKMQEYRDNGASLGWLIDPITPLVEIYRPGVEVEMINFTFEQPPTLSGEDVLPGFILSLTTILNP